The following DNA comes from Gallaecimonas pentaromativorans.
GGCTGAATTTTTTGCAGCTCGCCAATCATCGCCATAGCGTCTTGATATGACACGGTTGTCGTATCGGCAGAAAGAGCGCGAGTGGCCACGTCACTTCGCAATTGCTCAATCAGTTTATTGACCTGCATTTTCTCTCTGTCTTGCACTTGTTTACGGGTAAAGACAGCGCCGTCCACAAAGGCGTACTGCGTTACACCGCCAGCCCGCTGCAGCACATCATCTAGCGTCTCTCCGCGGTGCACTGTGTAGGAACCAGGGAAGCGCACTTCGCCACGGATCTCCACAGTGCGGTCCACTTGCCAATCAGGAGTGGAGAAGACGTTCAGGTGGTCTCGGCTGGCAAGGGCAATATTATCTACACCGCCTTTAACCGCATCGCTGATATCAACAGCGCGGTGGGCAACTTGAATACCGTTGATGTCCTTGTTGGTGCCCTGGGCGCGGGTAAGCTCAGCCCGGCCAAGATAGGCAGACGCATTCAGGCCACCGGCGGCGGTAATGAGGCTGCGGATATTGGCGCCGCTGGCAAGCGGATATTCACCAGGGACTTTAACATCTCCGCTGATGGACACGACTTGCAGCTCAGAGCCGCTACGAGCTTGGTTTTTCAGCTTCTCCAGTACCGGGAACAGCAATTCTTGACGCTTTAGCTCCGGTGTTAAAGCCATCAGGTCAGGGTTGACAAAAATTCTGGAAAGCAGGTTCTGGGTGGCCTCACTCAGGACAGAGACAATGGTACCGTCGGCCAGACGCTCTTGAGTAAGCTCTTGTTGGGTTTGCTGCTTATCTGTAGCCGCATCTTTAATAGCAAAACCGGCAACCGATTTAACATCCTTTTGCTTAGCGTTGTCTTGGATAGACTGAATGCCTTTTGCTAGCAAATCGTCTGAAAGCCAACGCTCATCACTGGATTTATCCAGCACCGGCTGAAGTTGCTTGGTGATGTACTTATTAAGATTGGTACGTTCAAGATTGGCGTCGTCGTAGTTAAAAACCAGTACCACATCTTTGGGTGACAGGGCGATGTCGTCCTGGCTGCCCGGCTTGGTAACCGCATTGCCAATGGCAAACTGTTTGACTTCAATGTCACCCAGGGCATTGACCTGACGCACCACTAGGGCGTAATCCAAGTCAGCCGAGAGCCGCAGATCGGCCCAAAGACTATTTACCAAGTCATGCACATGCATGCCTTTGCGCCAGGCATATTTACCGGGCCGCACCACGGCACCAGCCAGTACCACAGCATTTTCGGTGCGATTGGAGGTAACGCCAACCCGCAGTACGTCCCCACCACGCACATGCTCTGCAAGCACTTTGCTGTTGGTCAGGTCAACGTTCTGGATATCACGAAGGTTTTGGCTGTTGATACGCTCAAGCACCGAGGCTTGAGGATAAGCCTCTGCCTTGGCGCCACCAGCCATGGCCAACAGATCAGCCAGGGTGTCGTCTTTATTGAGTTCGTAAAGCGCTGGGCGACGCACTTCGCCTTTTACCTCGGCGATGCCGGTATAAGGCGGGATAAATACCACATCACCGGACTGCAGGCGGATGTCATCTGAAGCATTACCGCGCAGCAGCAGATCGTAAAGGTCGAAGTTGGTTACTGTTTTACCGGCACGCTTTACCACGATATGCCGAAGGCTACCAATGTCGCTTAC
Coding sequences within:
- a CDS encoding SLBB domain-containing protein gives rise to the protein MIEQFKSLPRAQQEQLAKQYGVDLSQITGSQGGEGTRQQSTVLQQRQVLPTDTSSKDDKTPDDNGAKKPVRYGLNLFNADISSFAPVDNAPVPDDYVVGPNDVINVLLFGKESQQLSLNVERDGTVNFPDLGPIAVGGLSFGKVKALLEGRVKEQMIGITAAVTLNSLRTISIFVAGEAKYPGAYAVPALTTVTQALFVAGGVSDIGSLRHIVVKRAGKTVTNFDLYDLLLRGNASDDIRLQSGDVVFIPPYTGIAEVKGEVRRPALYELNKDDTLADLLAMAGGAKAEAYPQASVLERINSQNLRDIQNVDLTNSKVLAEHVRGGDVLRVGVTSNRTENAVVLAGAVVRPGKYAWRKGMHVHDLVNSLWADLRLSADLDYALVVRQVNALGDIEVKQFAIGNAVTKPGSQDDIALSPKDVVLVFNYDDANLERTNLNKYITKQLQPVLDKSSDERWLSDDLLAKGIQSIQDNAKQKDVKSVAGFAIKDAATDKQQTQQELTQERLADGTIVSVLSEATQNLLSRIFVNPDLMALTPELKRQELLFPVLEKLKNQARSGSELQVVSISGDVKVPGEYPLASGANIRSLITAAGGLNASAYLGRAELTRAQGTNKDINGIQVAHRAVDISDAVKGGVDNIALASRDHLNVFSTPDWQVDRTVEIRGEVRFPGSYTVHRGETLDDVLQRAGGVTQYAFVDGAVFTRKQVQDREKMQVNKLIEQLRSDVATRALSADTTTVSYQDAMAMIGELQKIQPVGRLVIDLPHVLAGDRDADMQVEDGDILYIPRKTSTVTVVGEVQHASSHRFKPGMSVEDYLNLSGGFRKRADEDRVYVIRADGSVMIPGHNSSWFASNSDQLKAGDTIVVPLDTEYMNNLTTWSSVTQIIYQSAVALAAIATL